The genomic DNA CCGTATTGTCGAGGAACCCGAGGAGGGACTTCGGGTCATCCGTGGGGGGAGGCGGGGGCATCTAGGGCCATGGGATCCACTGAACCCTCTAGTGACAAGGGGCCGCCCCATATTATAACAAGTAGATCTTTAAGATTGATCACACGATATTTAagatcaatttaaaaaaaaattagcatgttataaattagttttgaaAAACATATAAGTAGTGTTTGTTTGTAGGAATTTGGAGTTACATATAACTTGAGTTACTTGCTTTTTAGAAATCTAATGTTTGTTTCATaggattttaaaaacccatgtAACTCAGATTACATCCAataagggatttggttttacgcccaaattgGGCATAAGTCGAAATCCTGCGAGTTGAAAATCCTtatatgatgtatatatatgtgtatacacacacacacacacacacacacacacacacacatatatattaatatgtatatgcatatatatacatatacacatacacatacacatgtacatacacatatacatataaaaaaatatatatacatacacatgcatatgcacatatacacacatacatatacctatacacacacatatatatacatacatatacatatatacatatgcatatatgcatatacacacatgTATACATACACCTATAcatagtatgtttacatatatgtatactcatatacatatatgtatatatatatatatatgcatatattcatatatacacacatatacatatacttatatagatatatatatattgttatacaTGTACAAAGatgtgcatatatacacacatatacatacacttaCACACGCGTTTTTTAagtccagatttacaaatccttcaaaacaaacaaaaaaatcttataatacagtaatttcaattatacccaaccaaacacaagatttaattgtactgtattttgaaaaccaagtatttccagttacattgtaactggaaatccactgtatttaaaattacatccaaccaaacaccacctAAAGCATGTAAATTAGAAAATCAATTCCATGTTAATTAGAttgttgtaatttaattttgaaaagcatgcaattagacaatcaagatcaataaaagaaaactaaaaataggatCATGCATGGTGCGGTATAAAACTAAACCTTTTCTCTCTCAAAAACTTTGCAAGGAAAGTATGACAAGAAATGTATACTGTATACATGATAGTGAAAACTTTTCACAATACCTCAGGGGCGGAGCGACAGGGGCGGTGGTCGCCCCCCCTGTCGCCAGTGGGGTCTGTTGACCCCGCTCCTTCTCTTCCAAAGGCCTCGCTCGCCACCCCCCCTCTCGATGCCCTTGCCTTGCTTGCCCCCCTTCCTCCCTTTCCCTCCCGGTCTGCCCTCCCCCTTCCGCCCCTtctttcaatgtttttttttattttttttattttttatctttatgtatttttatattttttatattttcattattttatatttttttattttatttttctgttgaatgattttatttatttatttatgattgatTAATGTGTATTGATTTTTAGGGATATGAGAAATATTAAAGCTTTGATTTagtaacaaataaatttttttaaaattatgattaatttgatAGAAGTTTAAatcaaagttattatttttcaaaagtatTTAGATATCagtttattatgtaattaataagatcttaaatgtaaataatttataaaaattaaatttataaaaaaaatttaaaagaatttagataaaatattagattaaaTATGTCCTAtagatgagaatttttttaatttaaaatattatctatatttgtaCCATTACAAATTAGAACAACATCAACTTAAGGGTAAGGCCAATGAAGTAATTACATTAggcccttattttttttttaaatcctcatctttaaatttttttaataataattttgaaaactcaaattttgaaaaactacCAATAATTATCatgatacaaaaatatttatttcttttaattataaataagagcttttgTAGTTTCTATattgttacaatttttttgttaaattttttactttgttgaattttattttttaattttaaatatatcattttatcatgattttagtagtatataaaaagataaacaaatatctcaaataggtttttattaaaataaaatcaatttttattaaataaattatagggtttattctaaaattccGTTATAGACCTCTAGTTATCTTAAGCCAGCTGAGTCAGAATCATAAAGAAATCTAAATTTTGAgaaaagtatttattttgatatattaattaattttaattatttctcttaagttttgcttatttttattaaaaaaataaatgtaatttataggttaaaatttaaaatttaaaatttttgttaattaattattttaaaatttatagttcACCACCTTCTATATAATTTCTGGCTCCGCCCCTGATACCCAACGTGGGACTAAATTTTCTCTAAGCTATGTGCTAGGTATGAGTGTAAAGGTTGTGGGTTTGGCTGGCCatattcaacaataaaaatatatttacaactTATTTGGGGTTGAATTTTGTGCCACCATGTCAATAGTAAAGTGTTCAAGGCAATTGACTCATGTAAGATTTCAGTGTGTTTTACTGAATAATTTGTCCAAgctggaaaaaaataaagttttgtgtttaaatttaaaaattttagtttgggCCATACATTATACACAATTATTTTCGGTATATAAAATTTTCCATCGTTTTTATCATTCACATGAAAATAAagatttaatttctaaattaacAGCCAAATTAAATAGTAAAACAACTCAATTATTTTCACtagaaaaccataaaaatatgaATGACAAAACTCACGTGATATTCTCGAACAACGCAaaaagagagtttttttttataataattatagacAAGGCAGAGGTATGATTAGAACTATCCACTTTTGAAGTAGGGaagcaattaaaataaaaataatgaaatatttagtAATTCTTCACCAATTATTTAAAAgcctaattattaattttaattaatagttttttttaacaaaataaattagtcACTATTTTGCGTTATATTTGACTTCCCTCATTGAGAGATGTTTATGAGATAAAATGAGACATACATAAAAAGTTTTCTAATAATTCAAGCCAAGGGTATGATTAGAACTATCTATCTTTGAggctaaaagaaaaataaaataaaaaagaataaatagcCTAAATAATCACTGTATTTCTATTTTATCCggaatttaattataaatttagtttttattacaatttttaaCACTGTGATCATGCTAGCACCACAAACTTAGTGAtgttataataaaaactaaatatttcccgataatattgttataataaaaattaaatctaagatgaaataaaaatgtataataagGTAAGAGACTAATtagattatttattataaaccAATTAATAACCTAATTGttaattttagttattaatttttttatttacaaaatcaaCTAGTCACTATTTCAATTATTTACCACCATTAGCAGGAATTAACCTCCCAATATCCACCTCCCACAttcgtaatatatatatttctcggAGGATTACTAAAGTTAATTTTGGTCATCCAAATCAAGAAGCAAAGATGGTCTGCCGTGATGTGCGCTTTACACACAATTGGCGCAGTGGACAGACATATTgggtatgtatttttttctttatattataatttttaaaacttcaaaaatattagGCCATGACAAATGGCAAAAATCACCATGCGCATGCCACGTAACAGCATAATACTCCATTTGTTACTGTGCCCTGACTCACAGAAGATGACAAAGAACTCTAAAGTAATTCAATGTTTAAAcaggaaaagaaaattcatgTTGAGATGGCAAAAGGGATAAGAATGAACCGTTTGGTTTGGTTCGATTCAAAATGATTCGGAAAGGCAAACATTTGAGGTGTTACAAAGTAAATTTGTGAGTTATAACTAGTTATCTTTCCTTCTCATCTCCACTTTAATGGAGTGTTTCTTCTTCTAactttccatctcttcttctaaTCCATCCTTATTTCCATGCTAGAGCTCTTCTTCAGCTGTCGTTCATTCTTGCATTTCAGTGATTTCATTGGTGAGTGATGATTTCATTATGTTCTTTTCTCATGAGAATGTCGTTGAATTGggaaaagtgtttttttttttcctgaagaTTTTTGTTAAGTTGGAAGAGTGAGGTTGGTCAATGATTTCATTGTGATCTTAGgactttttctgtttttatttttgttaaatttgttGAAGGTTTTAGTGTCTGCTCCTGTTTTGTTTAAGAGATGATGATTTGCAGTTTGTAAATGTGCAACAAAACTAGAGAATGAGCATATAATTGAAGTTTTGGCTAGACATAAAAAGTTTTAaacctcttcatttttcttatttgtaaatatgtttcttgtctttgtttatttgaatctTCTGCAAATTTTCATATGCTTGAAATAATCTGATAGTGGTATTGTCAAATAAGTTTATTTTCTGTTTCTTAATCCAATTCACAAATGCTTGTCCTTTTTGTGCCtgtccttttctttcttctctataaAGCAGAGACAATGTGGTATTTGTCATCCACAAATACCCAGATTGTTGAGAGTACTTTACATTAACTCTAATGGATATGCATGAAGAACAAAATCTCCAAAATTCAGATGAGGTATCTAATACCGACAATACAGTCGAACAACATGCAACCACTTCAAAGAAGAAGATTCAACATAAAAGGCCTAGATTAAAGAAGATCACATCAAAGATCCGCAAAAACGATGGACCTCCCTTGGCGTTAGATCCCTTGACACCTGATCTAGTAACACCGAAGCCTGCCAGGAAGAGAGCAAAAATCTGCAAGAGAAAAAATGGTAGAAAGAGGAAAAATGGCAACAATTTTGTGAGTGAAACAATGCAGCCATGGGATTCATCGTTGGAGAATACCGATGCACAAAATAAAGATGGAAAATTTTCGGTGCGCCGAAAATTAAATCTGAATGAAGAAAGCAAATTCTCATCAGAGGATCTGTTGACACACTTGAGGCGAAACATGAGTTTTTCTTTCCTCCACAAGGTTTACAAAAGGAGAAGAATTGATAATATGAAATCTCAAAATCTATATAGACATCCAGCATTTAGTTTCACTCCATTTTGCAAAGGGGTTGAAGAGAAAAGGTGCCTGATCATGTCTTTGTCAAAGAGCCAAATGTTGAAGCAGCAGCAGAATGCTGTGAATGGAACCTCAGATGGTCTTTGCATTCCCAGCCAAATTGATTTAAATAAGACCTCATCTGCTGATTGTTCTAAGAATTCGGCAGAATACCTAAGCGCAAGCATGAATTTCTCTTTGTTCACCAAGTTTTACAAAAGGAGaaagattgaaaaagaaaaaagttttcCTGCAATGTTTACTCGTCACCAAATGTTAATGTTTGCCTCTGAGCATCGGTTGATAACTCCAGCGATATTGACAATGTTGAATAGTACACTGGAAACTAGTCGAGCCGAGCTAACAAAGAAGAAGTTGGAGATACCAGTTCCTGCCTTTGACCTAGACAAACTTGAATCTAATGATGTTTGCAACCAATTAATGGCAATCTCAACTCCTGTGAAGAGCACACAAAAACCAAGAAAGCAAAGGGAATCACTTGCAGATGTTCAAAGCGCTCTCAAACATCAAGAACTTGCATTAGTACCATATGTACACCCATTGAATTCCTTGGAACAAAAACCTGATACTAATGTCAATAGGAACCGGTGGAAAAAAAGTATGACTAATTGGCAAAATGCTTTTGTTCCTTATGATGAAGCTACTGCAATGGTTCCATACAAACGACAACCTAATCGAGACCGTCTTGTTGTTGCTTTTGACCCAAGAAACAGATGGCTATGGAATTGTTTTGCGAGTAAGGAACATATACCCGATACTGATACTGGGGCATTTAGTGATGATACCAAGAGATGGTGGGAAAACGAAAGAAGAGTCTTCCAAGGGCGTGCAGAATCATTCCTGGCCAAGATACGCTTAATACAAGGTACTACTACTGCTAGCATATGCTTTCCTTTACCAATGAGATGTGTCaactttattaaattaattagtcGCAGCTAGGACAGTTCAACTGTTAAAAGTTACCTCGCACATGTGAATTATGCTTTACATGTAGTATTGCCAAAGGTGTTTGGTTTAATTCCTAAGTGCTAAGTACATTCATATGAATTCATGCTATCTACATAAGAGATGTCAAGACAAAACATATGCATGTGAAGGAACTATTGACAATTTCACACAGGGATATTATATAAGACGATAATAATGTATCTCAGTGGGACAGGAAACCGACGCTTCTCAAAGTGGAAGGGATCTGTTGTGGATTCTGTGGTTGGTGTCTTTCTTACACAGAATGTTTCAGACCTTTTGTCAAGGTAAGTCCTTATTCTatttagtaaaataattaaatacatttgaaaaatatttaattttacctTTATGTTGTTTTGCTTATGTTCTTTTAACTCCATCAATTTTGATTCCAATTCTACAGCTCTTCCTTCATGAATCTTATtgcgagatttcctccaaaatcaaaagaaaatgtacATGGACCTGATTCGGTAAAGATAACATCACTTGTTGAGAAAAGGATCTTAACAATGGATGAGAAGAGCAAATGCGATGAAGCTATAGATGAAacaaatgaagatgaaaattcCTTGCGAAACTCTGTTGGTATTGATTTCATCTCAACCAATGATCCAATTGCCATTTCTCATCCATTGCCTTTATAATCTGGATGTCTATATAACAAAAAATGGTTGTCTTCTATGATAGGCATACAGATTATAAAGacaaaagaatatgaaaaccaagagaagtttttatttaattgtaacATGAGCTCTGCAGCAGGTTCGCCCATTTCTCCGTGCAAAAATTGCACAGAGTCATCTATATGCTCAGAAATAGAAGATTTAATTGGAAATCGCTCTTGTTGTCGGAATCCAAGCAAGGGACTAGTTACTGTGGGCACCCAGCCTGATGAAATTTTCTCTAAAAAGAAAGAACCAAAATCATATGACAGCATCTTGCAGAATTTGAAAGTTTTGAAGGTTTCAAAGTCCCATTCCAAAGGTATAGTTCAAAACAAGCCAAATAATAATCCAAATACTACGCCAAAAGCAAAGAAGTTGAAGACTAATGAGATAGCTAGCAATAATATTGATTGGGATAACTTAAGGAAAGAGGCATATGGCAACCTTCCTACAAAGGAGCGAAACATCGAACATATTGACTCAGCAGATTGGGAAGCAGTAAGTCAAGCGGATGTAGATGTAATTGCAGACGCCATTCGATTACGTGGACAACATAATGTATTGGCAGCAAGAGTTAAGGTATTTGCATCTCATGAATTTCCATAGTCCAAATCGGAAAGGAAAATATGTAGTCTGAGCCTTCTGCTTTTGGTCTACTATGATAGAGTCACAGAATCTTTGGTTGACGGCAAATTTCATTAATGAGGAAGTTGTTTTATTATTAGTGGCTTTCATGGATGGACTTTCTTTTTTGCTTAGTAAACCCTGTTCATCTTCTTAGTCCATATTGGAAGCATGAGGGTTCCTGATTCTTGCAACTAATTTTGCAATCTTTGATATTATCTTACAATGTAGTACTGACTTGTTAACAAGTTTGAgttataaacaatataaaaaaagttttgcCACTCTTTTGGCTTGAATAATTCTCTATAATTAACTTATTACAGGTAGATGTGAAAATCCATGATAATGATGATTGCTTTTCTGCAGAATTTTCTTATTCGGATGGCTAAGGACCATGGCAGCATTGATCTTGAATGGCTGAGAAATGTTTCTCCTGACAAAGCAAAGTAAGTTaagataatctttttttttgtttgccttatTCAACAATCAACATATGTTACTTAAGGGTCATGCATTTCACCTTGAAAATGTTGAATTTGTTTTGGGAAAATTGGCCATAACTGATTGCCAAATTTTGATAGCACAAAGAACAATTGGGTACAAATACATGTACTTTGCAACAAATACTgcaatttcaattaaaatgcAGATGGGATTTGAGAATAATTGAAAGATTTTCTCATAAACTTAAGTTTAACTCATGGGTGTCCGCAATTTCTTGTGGCTGAAGCATTGCTTATTATGATTATGGTTACGAAAGCCTCGAGTATCTAATCTGGttcttttcaaataatttagaaataCTTCTGATTTCAAAACGTATCAAACTGGAGTGCTTTGGTCCATTTAGGGAGTACCTCCGCAGCATAGAGGGATTGGGGCTTAAAAGTGTTGATTGTGTTCGCCTTTTAGGACTTCACTTTAAGGCGTTTCCGGTAAGCATTTCTTCAATAGACTCCATTTCTATGACATACACAtgcatataatatatcaatcacTGAATTTTTATTGCACTCAATTTTGTCATCTCCCCGATCAGGTTGACACGAACATTGCTCGTATATTCGTAAGATTGGGATGGATACCACTTCAACCACTGCCTGAATCAGCTCAGCTCCATGCTATCGACAAGTATGCCTCC from Dioscorea cayenensis subsp. rotundata cultivar TDr96_F1 unplaced genomic scaffold, TDr96_F1_v2_PseudoChromosome.rev07_lg8_w22 25.fasta BLBR01000226.1, whole genome shotgun sequence includes the following:
- the LOC120253855 gene encoding protein ROS1A-like isoform X2, which translates into the protein MDMHEEQNLQNSDEVSNTDNTVEQHATTSKKKIQHKRPRLKKITSKIRKNDGPPLALDPLTPDLVTPKPARKRAKICKRKNGRKRKNGNNFVSETMQPWDSSLENTDAQNKDGKFSVRRKLNLNEESKFSSEDLLTHLRRNMSFSFLHKVYKRRRIDNMKSQNLYRHPAFSFTPFCKGVEEKRCLIMSLSKSQMLKQQQNAVNGTSDGLCIPSQIDLNKTSSADCSKNSAEYLSASMNFSLFTKFYKRRKIEKEKSFPAMFTRHQMLMFASEHRLITPAILTMLNSTLETSRAELTKKKLEIPVPAFDLDKLESNDVCNQLMAISTPVKSTQKPRKQRESLADVQSALKHQELALVPYVHPLNSLEQKPDTNVNRNRWKKSMTNWQNAFVPYDEATAMVPYKRQPNRDRLVVAFDPRNRWLWNCFASKEHIPDTDTGAFSDDTKRWWENERRVFQGRAESFLAKIRLIQGNRRFSKWKGSVVDSVVGVFLTQNVSDLLSSSSFMNLIARFPPKSKENVHGPDSVKITSLVEKRILTMDEKSKCDEAIDETNEDENSLRNSVGSPISPCKNCTESSICSEIEDLIGNRSCCRNPSKGLVTVGTQPDEIFSKKKEPKSYDSILQNLKVLKVSKSHSKGIVQNKPNNNPNTTPKAKKLKTNEIASNNIDWDNLRKEAYGNLPTKERNIEHIDSADWEAVSQADVDVIADAIRLRGQHNVLAARVKNFLIRMAKDHGSIDLEWLRNVSPDKAKEYLRSIEGLGLKSVDCVRLLGLHFKAFPVDTNIARIFVRLGWIPLQPLPESAQLHAIDKYPIMGTVQEYLWPRLWTLDQPTLYELHYQLITFGKVFCTKKNPNCNACPMRNECKHFASAYASAKRLLTGPEERSSVNSIYSSISSIDSFTGSRPLAIAQLEDSQLSEKFNSISCEPVIEEPPSPQHEPEPKTEHIEQYCANYSDGCLCNSDEDDIIEFNLKDASQDFKHINEANSIEPQDDGNSNLALIVAPFVSFLMPALKSTHKFRTKHYVYELPGNHPLLEGMDEQEENDEYRYLFAIWKPGENAESSEPPINHCSFQGFDELCNNMACFRCNGLREAKSETVRGTLLIPCRTAMRGRFPLNGTYFQVNEVFADNKSSKDPIVVPRNWLWNLPRKICYFGTGISTIFRGLTMEEIQFCMGQGTVCIRGFDRETRRVELLYKRLHVPASQAAKKKMTPKKEHR
- the LOC120253855 gene encoding protein ROS1A-like isoform X1 — its product is MDMHEEQNLQNSDEVSNTDNTVEQHATTSKKKIQHKRPRLKKITSKIRKNDGPPLALDPLTPDLVTPKPARKRAKICKRKNGRKRKNGNNFVSETMQPWDSSLENTDAQNKDGKFSVRRKLNLNEESKFSSEDLLTHLRRNMSFSFLHKVYKRRRIDNMKSQNLYRHPAFSFTPFCKGVEEKRCLIMSLSKSQMLKQQQNAVNGTSDGLCIPSQIDLNKTSSADCSKNSAEYLSASMNFSLFTKFYKRRKIEKEKSFPAMFTRHQMLMFASEHRLITPAILTMLNSTLETSRAELTKKKLEIPVPAFDLDKLESNDVCNQLMAISTPVKSTQKPRKQRESLADVQSALKHQELALVPYVHPLNSLEQKPDTNVNRNRWKKSMTNWQNAFVPYDEATAMVPYKRQPNRDRLVVAFDPRNRWLWNCFASKEHIPDTDTGAFSDDTKRWWENERRVFQGRAESFLAKIRLIQGNRRFSKWKGSVVDSVVGVFLTQNVSDLLSSSSFMNLIARFPPKSKENVHGPDSVKITSLVEKRILTMDEKSKCDEAIDETNEDENSLRNSVAGSPISPCKNCTESSICSEIEDLIGNRSCCRNPSKGLVTVGTQPDEIFSKKKEPKSYDSILQNLKVLKVSKSHSKGIVQNKPNNNPNTTPKAKKLKTNEIASNNIDWDNLRKEAYGNLPTKERNIEHIDSADWEAVSQADVDVIADAIRLRGQHNVLAARVKNFLIRMAKDHGSIDLEWLRNVSPDKAKEYLRSIEGLGLKSVDCVRLLGLHFKAFPVDTNIARIFVRLGWIPLQPLPESAQLHAIDKYPIMGTVQEYLWPRLWTLDQPTLYELHYQLITFGKVFCTKKNPNCNACPMRNECKHFASAYASAKRLLTGPEERSSVNSIYSSISSIDSFTGSRPLAIAQLEDSQLSEKFNSISCEPVIEEPPSPQHEPEPKTEHIEQYCANYSDGCLCNSDEDDIIEFNLKDASQDFKHINEANSIEPQDDGNSNLALIVAPFVSFLMPALKSTHKFRTKHYVYELPGNHPLLEGMDEQEENDEYRYLFAIWKPGENAESSEPPINHCSFQGFDELCNNMACFRCNGLREAKSETVRGTLLIPCRTAMRGRFPLNGTYFQVNEVFADNKSSKDPIVVPRNWLWNLPRKICYFGTGISTIFRGLTMEEIQFCMGQGTVCIRGFDRETRRVELLYKRLHVPASQAAKKKMTPKKEHR